The Dehalococcoides mccartyi CG5 genome contains the following window.
GAACGAAAATATCAGCAACTGAGAAGACTGGGGCAAGAGCTCAAGATTCCCACCTTTGAAGCTTTCCTTGAACTTGAAGTCAGGGATGGAAGTGGACGGATAACACATCACCACCGGCAGCGAAGTCATAGCTGGGTGAGAAATGCCTACAACCAGCTCTTCTGCCAGATGGCGGCCAAGGATTCAAACGATGCTACTTTCGGACCGGGAAAGCTTAGTGGTAAGCAAACCAGCGGAACGGTACGTGGAGTCGCCTATCCCTTCGGCTATGGTGAAAGCAACTCGGTGGACGGAACCAGCTATGGCCTTCGTGCTGCCGCCGGTGTCGATACCAAGGGTATCCAGGTAGGCTCGGGCACGAATGCGGAGAGCTTTGAAGACTATACCCTGCAGACCCAGATTGCCAACGGGACCGGTGCCGGGCAGATTAGCTATATTGCCAGTGAGTTGCACTCGATAAGCTACGATGCAGGGACCAAAGTCCTCAGGGATATCCTTATTCGCTACTTCAACAACAATAGTGGCGGCAACGTAAATGTAAACGAAGTCGGCATCGTCGCTTACCTCCAGGGACAGTACAACCAGAACTACATGATGTCCCGCGATAAGTTGCCTGCCACCATTACTGTGCCAACTACTGGGCAGCTGCGGGTGACTTATACCATTCAGCTCACTTACCCGGCTTAAAGGAGAACGAGATGAGATATTCAATAATCGCGAAGGGAATAACCCCAACCCAGGCAGAGGCGGAGATCCGTAAACTGGGCATAACCGATTTCAAACCTGCCAGGCTGTTGGGGCAGTTCTTCTGCGAGCTTAGCGAAGAAAAAATCAGAGCTCTATCAGCCGTCTCAGGTATTGTCTTAAAGCCTATAAAAGACTATAAAGCCGAGCAGGTGCTGAGTGAAGTGGCACCGGTTGAGAGCCTTTCGGATGTATTTTATTTACTACGCTCTTACTTCAATCCGCCGCTAACTGGGACTGGTCTTACCGTAGCTGTGTTAGACAGCGGTGTCAGAAAAACCCATCAGTCTCTAAGAAGCAAAGTCGTCTACGAGGCTAATTTTACAGATTCGCCAACTGCCGATGATGTCTTCGGACATGGGACGCAGGTTGCCTTCATCATTGCCGGCGGTATGCATGCCATAGGTGAGAAAGCCGGTGTCTCTCCAAGCGCTTCCATCATGAATATCAAGGTAATCAATGACGATGGCATTGGCAGTGATGAAGGTATCGTCATGGGAATTGAGCGTGTTTGCGGGTTGGCCGAGCAAGCGAGAAAGAACGGGCTCTGGATAACCGATGATTTATATCCCAACATCATTAATCTCAGCTTGGGAGGTGAGGACGACGGTGATGCAGACAATCCGGTGAGAGCAGCCTGCCGCAAGGCTAGCACTGAATACGGTTTGGATGTTATTGCCGCTGCAGGAAACTCCGGTCCGAAAATGACTACGGTTATGCTCCCAGCCTGTGACCCAGAAGTCATCGCAGTCGGTGCAGTGGAAACCAACGGCGAATTGGCTATTTGGGAAAAATCATCCCGCGGACCAACGGTACAGGGTGAGACCAAACCCGATTTTGTTATCTGGGGCACTGACCTTGAAATGGCGAGTCATCAAAAAGACGACGAGTATCTTGTGAAGTCGGGCACCAGTTTTGCCGCTCCCATGCTGTCTGGGCTGGCCGGTCTACTTTGGGAGAGTGGAAGGCGGGCATACGGAGAAGCCTGGGTATTCAGCTGGCGAGAGGCCAAGAAACTGGCTCCCTATTTTTCAACCAAGCCGCAGGATGCTCCAGTCAATAAAGATAACGTCTATGGCTTCGGGCTTCCGGCGATGGGCTCGATGCTGGGACAGGTATCTCAAACCGATTCAACGGCGCAACAGAGTACAGAAGTATTTCCCATGTTCATGATGATGGCTATGATGGCGAGCATGGTAGGAGTGTAAATGATGGCAGACAGCGAATTAGTAAAATCCCTGGTTGCCCTGGGCGGCGTACCGCTAATCCTGGGACTGGTCCAGCTTTTCAAACCCTTTGTCTCAGATACCAGATACTATCCTTTATTGGCGGTTGCTATGGGATTGGTGATTAACCTGGTCGCCAGCTGGGCGCTCGG
Protein-coding sequences here:
- a CDS encoding S8 family serine peptidase, producing MRYSIIAKGITPTQAEAEIRKLGITDFKPARLLGQFFCELSEEKIRALSAVSGIVLKPIKDYKAEQVLSEVAPVESLSDVFYLLRSYFNPPLTGTGLTVAVLDSGVRKTHQSLRSKVVYEANFTDSPTADDVFGHGTQVAFIIAGGMHAIGEKAGVSPSASIMNIKVINDDGIGSDEGIVMGIERVCGLAEQARKNGLWITDDLYPNIINLSLGGEDDGDADNPVRAACRKASTEYGLDVIAAAGNSGPKMTTVMLPACDPEVIAVGAVETNGELAIWEKSSRGPTVQGETKPDFVIWGTDLEMASHQKDDEYLVKSGTSFAAPMLSGLAGLLWESGRRAYGEAWVFSWREAKKLAPYFSTKPQDAPVNKDNVYGFGLPAMGSMLGQVSQTDSTAQQSTEVFPMFMMMAMMASMVGV